CAGCACCACAAACTCGCGCTTAAAGTCAATGCTGTCGGGTGCCGCGCCCGGACCTTGTGCTTCCAGAACTTGCTGTAAGGTAGAGTCGTTGGTGACCACCAGGTAATCGGTGTTAGCCAGGTGGGGCACTTCCACAGAGCCGTCCTCCTGCTCTAGTCCCAGTTGGGTAACTTCTTCCTGGCCTGTCGCCTGCCTGGCCTGCTGGTCATTAACCTGACCCAGAATCATTTTAACGGCATCCGCGGGCGAACTGCTTTTGGGACTTCGGCTGAAGCCACGTACCTCAACTTCCTGAACCGGCACTTTCTCGCGTGAGCAGGCCGCCGCCGTAAGTAGCAGGGCTGCCCAGCCCAGGGAGGCAATTAACTTCATAGGTACCAGTAGTAGAGTAGTCTTTCCGGGCACGAAGATGAGCTTTTATTGGTAGCTCCTCATTTGTTGCTCAGGTGAAGCAGCAGTATCTACTCCTGTTGCTTAGCGAGTAGTCGGGCACCATTGGAAATTCAGGGCATAAAAAAGCGGCGTCTGGTGCTTCAGACGCCGCTTTTCGTTTCTTGCGAAAGCTGCTTGCCTAGAAGTTCCGCTCCCCGGCTTCCCGCTTGCCCAGCATTACGGCCCCGACCATAGCGGCCAGGAACAGTACCGAGGCCAACTCGAAGGGCAGCAGATACTTCGTGTAAAGAATCATGCCTAGCTGGCTTACCATACCAATCTGCGAGTTGAATACTGGCGCGTTGAAAGTGGTGCCGGGCTGGATGTCGCGCAGGGCGGCTACCATTACCACCAGCAGTAATCCGCCGGCTACCGCTGCTGCTACCTTCGATAAGGCCGATTTGTGGGGCTCCGTGTCGGCGTTCAGGTTCAGGAACATGATTACGAACAGGAACAGTACCATGATGGCGCCGGCGTAGACGATGATATTCACGGCGGCCAGGAACTGCGCGTTCAGAATCAGGTAGTGGCCCGACAGTGAGAAGAACGTCAGAATCAGGAATAGCACGCTGTGTACCGGGTTTTTGGCCAGTACCACGCCTAGGGCCGCAAACAAGGCCACAAACGACAAGAAGAAAAACAGGGAAGGGGAAGAGGCCATTGGCAAAAGGTAGCGCGAAGCTCCAGCTTCGCGTATCGTTGAACGATAATCGGTACTGCGGCGCGGGCTACACGCGAAGCTGGAGCTTCGCGCTACTGCCTTATGCCGGTTGCTGGCTGATTTTCTGGCTTAAAGCCTGAGCTTGCTCGGGCGTAAGCTGAATGCCGCGGATGCTGCGAGCATT
Above is a genomic segment from Hymenobacter cellulosivorans containing:
- a CDS encoding NADH-quinone oxidoreductase subunit J family protein encodes the protein MASSPSLFFFLSFVALFAALGVVLAKNPVHSVLFLILTFFSLSGHYLILNAQFLAAVNIIVYAGAIMVLFLFVIMFLNLNADTEPHKSALSKVAAAVAGGLLLVVMVAALRDIQPGTTFNAPVFNSQIGMVSQLGMILYTKYLLPFELASVLFLAAMVGAVMLGKREAGERNF